A DNA window from Paenibacillus andongensis contains the following coding sequences:
- a CDS encoding IS3 family transposase, with protein sequence MEDHRSEFRLEKMCDVLQVSRSGYYKWKTVVVSERNKRKEELTKRIKWHFYDSDETYGSPRIFKELVKEGWTVAERTVGLIMREHGLRSCMARKFRVTTTDSNHDQPIAPNILEQDFKATKPNEKWVADITYIPCRQGRLYLASIMDLHTKQIVGWKLSDRMTTDLVMDALNQAYASKKPGKGLIHHSDRGSQYASKEYREQLASYGMKPSMSRKGNCYDNACIEAFHSILKRECIYSKPKFKTKQEAQEKLFRYLEIFYNRKRSNSTIGYMSPLRFEKLYYQNAA encoded by the coding sequence ATCGAGGATCATCGCTCCGAGTTTCGATTGGAGAAGATGTGTGACGTGCTACAAGTGTCTAGGAGCGGCTATTACAAATGGAAAACTGTTGTTGTGTCCGAGCGTAACAAGCGCAAAGAGGAACTAACTAAACGCATTAAGTGGCATTTTTATGATTCGGATGAAACTTATGGCAGCCCGAGGATATTCAAAGAACTTGTGAAAGAAGGCTGGACCGTAGCGGAACGTACGGTGGGTCTTATTATGCGCGAACATGGATTACGTTCGTGTATGGCGCGGAAGTTCAGGGTCACTACGACAGATTCTAATCACGATCAGCCCATTGCTCCCAATATCCTTGAGCAAGACTTTAAAGCAACGAAACCAAATGAAAAGTGGGTAGCTGACATAACCTACATTCCTTGCCGTCAAGGGAGGCTCTATCTGGCTAGCATCATGGATCTGCACACGAAACAAATCGTTGGATGGAAACTTAGCGATCGAATGACGACTGACTTGGTAATGGATGCGCTAAATCAGGCATACGCCTCTAAGAAGCCAGGCAAAGGTCTTATCCATCATTCTGATCGCGGCTCCCAGTATGCCTCAAAGGAGTACCGTGAGCAGTTAGCAAGCTACGGTATGAAGCCAAGCATGAGTCGTAAGGGCAACTGTTATGACAATGCTTGTATTGAGGCTTTTCACAGCATCTTAAAACGTGAGTGTATCTACAGCAAACCCAAATTTAAGACGAAGCAAGAAGCGCAGGAGAAGTTGTTCCGATACCTCGAAATCTTTTACAACCGGAAACGATCTAACAGCACGATTGGCTACATGTCTCCGTTACGCTTCGAAAAGTTGTACTACCAGAACGCAGCTTAA
- a CDS encoding molybdopterin oxidoreductase family protein → MLTKMRDEPNGIFPAVCSLDCPDQCGLLLHKEAGKIVKIEGDPNHPVTQGAICNKVRNMTARIYDDKRLQYPLKRVGPKGEGSQFERITWEEAIETITSRWKQLIADEGAESILPYSFYGNMGRIGTEGMDRRFFNRMGASRLLYSICESAGTEGYKYTMGGSFGTDPEDTVHAKLIIMWGINAVSTNMHQVMLAEKARKNGAQIIVIDAHKNQTGRWADWFIPILPGTDAALALGIMHILFEENLVDEAFMQQYTAGHEELREHVRQYDPSVVSTITGVPTRDLFRLARLYGQTSPSFIRIGNGIQHHDNGGMCVRTIACLPALTGQWLHKGGGAIKGNGSYLEHNIPALQRPDLREKEARQINMNLLGSALLELDPPIHSLYVYNSNPALVAPHANKVREGLQREDLFTVVHDLFLTETAKYADIVLPATSSFENTDFYRSYWHQYMHIQLPVMAPYGESKANVDVFRLLAEGMGYEDEALRDTDEALIRQALDHPGNPALNHISYETLLEKQFIKADVKPLFPGELKTPSGKIELYSHVMESKGFPPLPTYTPLVDEGDLPFLFIPAPNHNFLNSTFAHNEKHIRMEKTPKLHMNETDASTLGLVSGDVARVWNDRGECDLVVAAGSDVLPGVVVSQGLWADLSGNKALVNALTPDRVADMGGGATFFSGRVRVEKRKVN, encoded by the coding sequence ATGCTTACAAAGATGCGTGATGAGCCAAATGGCATTTTCCCAGCCGTATGCTCACTGGACTGTCCAGATCAATGCGGCCTGCTGCTTCATAAAGAAGCTGGGAAGATCGTTAAAATAGAGGGAGACCCCAATCACCCGGTAACACAAGGGGCTATTTGCAATAAAGTTCGGAATATGACGGCGCGTATATATGATGATAAAAGACTGCAGTATCCCTTGAAGCGCGTGGGCCCTAAGGGTGAAGGCAGTCAATTTGAAAGAATCACTTGGGAAGAAGCGATCGAAACCATAACAAGTCGCTGGAAGCAGCTAATCGCAGATGAAGGAGCCGAATCTATTCTGCCTTACAGCTTCTATGGCAACATGGGGCGGATTGGGACGGAAGGGATGGATCGTCGTTTTTTCAATCGGATGGGTGCGAGCCGACTGCTTTATTCGATCTGTGAATCAGCAGGTACTGAAGGCTATAAGTATACAATGGGAGGCAGCTTCGGGACCGATCCAGAGGATACGGTTCATGCCAAGCTGATCATCATGTGGGGCATTAATGCGGTCAGCACGAATATGCATCAGGTCATGTTGGCAGAGAAAGCCCGTAAGAATGGCGCGCAAATCATCGTGATTGACGCTCACAAGAACCAAACAGGCCGCTGGGCGGACTGGTTTATTCCGATTTTGCCAGGAACCGATGCTGCCCTTGCTCTCGGAATCATGCATATCTTGTTCGAGGAGAATTTGGTCGATGAAGCCTTTATGCAGCAATATACCGCTGGGCATGAGGAGCTGAGGGAACATGTGCGTCAATATGATCCTTCTGTGGTATCTACAATAACGGGCGTACCTACCCGAGACCTCTTCCGTTTAGCTCGCTTATACGGTCAGACTTCGCCATCTTTTATTCGGATTGGAAACGGCATTCAGCACCATGATAACGGTGGTATGTGTGTGCGAACAATAGCCTGCTTGCCAGCGTTAACGGGACAGTGGCTGCACAAAGGCGGCGGCGCGATTAAAGGAAATGGCAGCTACTTGGAGCACAATATTCCAGCTTTACAGCGACCTGATTTGCGGGAGAAGGAAGCTCGCCAAATCAATATGAATTTACTCGGGAGCGCCTTGCTGGAGCTTGATCCGCCTATTCATTCGCTCTATGTGTACAATTCCAATCCAGCGTTAGTTGCTCCTCATGCGAATAAGGTGAGAGAGGGACTTCAGCGGGAGGATCTGTTCACCGTGGTTCATGACCTGTTTCTGACGGAAACCGCGAAGTACGCGGATATTGTGCTTCCAGCGACGTCCTCCTTTGAAAATACGGACTTTTACCGCTCCTATTGGCATCAATATATGCACATTCAGCTTCCCGTCATGGCTCCTTATGGGGAAAGTAAAGCGAATGTGGATGTGTTTCGATTGTTGGCGGAGGGGATGGGTTATGAGGACGAAGCTTTGCGGGATACCGATGAAGCGTTGATTCGCCAGGCTTTGGATCATCCCGGAAACCCAGCTTTGAACCATATATCGTATGAAACACTACTGGAAAAACAGTTTATCAAAGCGGATGTTAAGCCATTATTCCCTGGGGAATTAAAGACACCAAGCGGGAAGATTGAGCTGTATTCTCATGTGATGGAGAGTAAAGGGTTCCCGCCGCTTCCGACATATACGCCACTAGTGGATGAAGGAGATCTGCCATTCTTGTTCATTCCAGCACCGAATCATAACTTCCTGAATTCGACGTTTGCGCATAATGAGAAGCATATCCGAATGGAGAAAACGCCGAAGCTTCATATGAATGAGACGGATGCATCCACGTTAGGCTTGGTCAGTGGTGATGTTGCCCGTGTATGGAATGATCGCGGAGAGTGCGATTTAGTCGTTGCGGCTGGCTCGGATGTGCTGCCAGGCGTGGTTGTAAGCCAAGGGCTTTGGGCGGATTTGTCGGGGAACAAAGCGTTGGTTAACGCGCTTACGCCGGACCGAGTAGCCGATATGGGCGGCGGCGCTACGTTCTTCTCGGGCCGTGTGCGGGTGGAGAAGCGCAAAGTAAACTGA
- a CDS encoding helix-turn-helix domain-containing protein, translated as MTSQRFNLISLHDAIDLLGVSRSTFDRWRKLKQLPFVKIGKEILIDKTELEQWVRHHSFSLQNPALTSGSSKTVTSKDLPTITIGYQSGTAHMWTALIMKELGWLEEELILVNPNRSVHVKWLDAANGTLLLQGLIGGSIQIASLGDYPIVLSQSLRQTLPAFRPILLAFDGKTSGGQGISLVMRKGLEINDISEIIGWPLSSAAQSSAGYRLSKLLQSLGGQENHFEHKEMDECMAGIVKRKLAGSVMWEPYISLAQYQSLGQVLFPEGMGENYLTGIVADENWARHHEGDAVAYLKAHVRVHTFIRNNPHAAAELISRAKGIPHEITARIIAKVRWDAAIYSKDMDALQQLSPPVSQKISFKGEYLQLAIKALKLPLVGCDPLEGDWAVEQLY; from the coding sequence ATGACTTCACAGCGATTCAACCTCATTTCTTTGCATGATGCGATCGATCTGCTTGGTGTAAGTCGATCCACCTTTGACAGATGGCGTAAATTAAAGCAGCTTCCTTTTGTGAAAATAGGGAAAGAGATCTTAATTGATAAGACTGAACTGGAACAGTGGGTTCGTCATCACTCTTTTAGCCTACAGAATCCGGCACTTACCTCAGGCTCCTCCAAAACCGTCACTTCCAAGGACCTGCCCACGATAACGATTGGTTATCAAAGCGGAACGGCCCATATGTGGACAGCGCTCATCATGAAAGAGCTCGGCTGGTTGGAGGAAGAGCTCATCTTAGTGAATCCTAACCGTTCTGTTCATGTAAAATGGTTGGATGCAGCTAATGGAACATTGCTTCTGCAGGGATTGATCGGGGGCAGCATACAGATTGCTTCTTTGGGAGACTATCCGATTGTGCTCAGCCAATCACTTCGTCAGACGCTGCCTGCATTTCGTCCTATTCTACTCGCCTTTGACGGTAAAACCTCCGGTGGGCAAGGGATTTCACTCGTTATGCGCAAAGGGCTGGAAATCAACGATATCTCGGAGATTATCGGGTGGCCGCTTTCATCGGCAGCGCAATCGAGCGCGGGTTATCGTTTATCGAAACTGCTTCAATCGCTTGGCGGACAGGAGAATCATTTTGAACATAAAGAAATGGATGAATGCATGGCGGGGATCGTGAAACGGAAGCTTGCCGGAAGTGTCATGTGGGAACCGTATATTAGCTTGGCACAATACCAGAGTTTAGGTCAGGTGCTTTTTCCAGAAGGAATGGGGGAGAATTATTTAACAGGAATTGTTGCGGATGAGAATTGGGCGCGACATCATGAAGGAGACGCAGTTGCTTACTTAAAAGCACATGTTCGGGTCCATACGTTTATTAGGAATAATCCTCATGCAGCTGCCGAGCTTATATCTCGAGCAAAAGGAATTCCGCATGAAATTACAGCACGCATTATCGCTAAAGTAAGATGGGACGCTGCTATTTATTCGAAAGATATGGACGCTCTACAGCAGCTATCACCTCCTGTGTCCCAAAAAATCAGTTTCAAAGGTGAATATTTGCAACTAGCCATTAAGGCATTAAAGCTGCCTCTTGTGGGCTGCGATCCGCTCGAAGGGGATTGGGCCGTGGAGCAGTTGTATTAA
- a CDS encoding ABC transporter substrate-binding protein: protein MTHFAKKSCTTAIVLLLASSLLLTACGKTETTVSASGGAPEVTELRYQGGVGSVTFPELADDLGYLAPLKLKFIGNTISGPQDIQSVVTGDTDFGGAFNGAIVKLISAKAPIKPVIAYYGVDENTWTGYYVLDGSPIKSAKDLIGKKIAVNTLGAHHEFVIKEYLHRAGLTAEEIKQVTLVVVPPVTTEQTLRAEQIDVATLGGVLRDKALERGGIHPLFKDIDLFGTFSAGSYVLTDKFIKANPNASRKFVEATAKAIEWARTTPRDEVVARYEKIINARGRKEDTSIVKFWKSTGIAGKGGLISDKEFDTWIHWLEDEGVLKEGQLKLKGLYTNEFNPFVNEKK, encoded by the coding sequence ATGACTCATTTTGCTAAGAAAAGCTGCACGACAGCCATCGTATTACTTCTTGCCTCCTCTTTATTATTGACAGCCTGCGGCAAAACAGAGACGACGGTATCTGCAAGCGGCGGTGCACCTGAAGTAACCGAGCTTCGTTATCAAGGAGGTGTTGGCTCCGTTACTTTTCCAGAATTAGCTGATGATCTGGGGTACTTAGCTCCTTTGAAGCTGAAATTTATCGGCAACACGATTAGCGGTCCTCAAGATATTCAATCCGTCGTTACAGGGGATACCGACTTTGGCGGAGCTTTTAATGGGGCCATCGTGAAATTGATATCCGCCAAAGCTCCGATTAAGCCAGTGATTGCTTATTATGGTGTCGATGAGAATACGTGGACGGGATATTACGTGTTGGATGGCAGCCCTATCAAATCTGCTAAGGACTTAATTGGCAAAAAAATTGCAGTCAATACGCTAGGCGCTCACCATGAATTCGTCATTAAGGAATACTTGCACAGAGCAGGCCTAACGGCGGAGGAGATTAAGCAAGTCACACTAGTTGTCGTACCGCCGGTCACAACGGAACAGACGCTGCGCGCGGAACAAATCGATGTAGCCACACTAGGCGGTGTACTGCGTGACAAAGCGCTGGAGCGCGGCGGCATCCACCCTTTATTTAAGGATATTGATCTGTTTGGCACCTTTAGTGCCGGCAGTTACGTGCTGACTGATAAATTCATCAAAGCGAATCCGAATGCCTCGCGTAAATTTGTTGAAGCAACTGCCAAAGCGATTGAGTGGGCTCGCACGACTCCGCGGGATGAAGTTGTTGCTCGTTATGAGAAAATCATTAACGCACGAGGCAGGAAAGAAGATACTTCTATTGTGAAGTTTTGGAAAAGCACCGGTATTGCCGGTAAAGGCGGCTTGATCTCTGACAAGGAATTCGATACTTGGATCCATTGGCTGGAGGATGAAGGCGTCCTTAAAGAAGGGCAATTGAAGCTCAAAGGTCTGTATACGAATGAATTCAATCCTTTTGTAAATGAGAAAAAGTAA
- a CDS encoding ABC transporter ATP-binding protein produces the protein MTAKISIQHVQKSFRIQRNLGHLKEDLQPISALKDINLEVKKGEFMVIVGPSGCGKSTLLDLLAGLTKPSSGQILLDGKAINGPNLDRGIVFQQYALFPWKTTLANVEFGLEAKGVSRKERRKTALEFIHLVGLAGFENRYPHEISGGMKQRVAIARSLAYDPEVLLMDEPFAALDAQTRETLQSELLRIWEATQKTIIFITHGIEEAVYLGQRVAVMTSRPGRIKKVIDIPFESRRSEEDLRSHPDFVKLRHEVWDLLKDEVTKAQEQEIAKSLDSFENNKSAVKGGVVNG, from the coding sequence ATGACAGCTAAAATAAGCATTCAGCATGTGCAGAAATCGTTTCGAATCCAAAGAAACCTAGGGCATTTGAAAGAAGATTTACAGCCTATTTCCGCCCTAAAGGATATCAATTTGGAGGTGAAGAAGGGTGAGTTCATGGTTATCGTCGGCCCTAGCGGCTGCGGCAAATCAACATTGCTCGACTTACTTGCGGGCTTAACGAAGCCAAGCAGCGGCCAGATTTTGTTAGATGGCAAGGCCATTAATGGACCGAATCTGGATCGCGGCATCGTGTTTCAGCAATATGCGCTTTTCCCGTGGAAGACGACGCTTGCGAATGTGGAGTTTGGCCTCGAAGCCAAAGGGGTGAGTCGCAAAGAACGCCGCAAAACTGCCCTAGAGTTTATTCATTTGGTCGGGCTTGCCGGCTTCGAAAACCGTTATCCCCATGAGATTTCTGGAGGCATGAAACAGCGGGTTGCGATCGCCAGAAGCTTGGCCTACGATCCTGAAGTGCTGCTGATGGATGAACCCTTTGCTGCGCTTGATGCGCAAACTCGTGAAACCCTGCAAAGCGAACTGCTGCGTATTTGGGAGGCTACCCAAAAAACGATCATTTTCATCACGCATGGCATTGAAGAAGCTGTTTACTTAGGCCAGCGTGTCGCTGTCATGACCTCTCGTCCAGGGAGAATCAAGAAAGTGATTGATATCCCTTTTGAATCACGAAGAAGTGAAGAAGATTTGCGATCACATCCTGACTTCGTCAAGCTGCGCCATGAGGTATGGGATTTGCTTAAAGACGAAGTAACGAAAGCCCAGGAGCAAGAAATAGCCAAGAGCTTGGATAGCTTTGAGAACAATAAATCTGCGGTAAAAGGGGGCGTTGTGAATGGCTAG
- a CDS encoding ABC transporter permease, with protein MASVNAGKALVLREKDSSDTIGWSLAKLRKLFKNAIVIVALLFVWEVAPRLGLVDRTFFPPISEIAAAWWQLLLSGDLTEHTIASLSRSLGGFTLAILISIPLGLAIGWWKPVSEYLNPLLELLRNTAALAILPVFILLLGLGETSKIAIVFYACTFPLLLNTISGVKNVDPLLIKSARSMGLSPVSLFRKVIIPAATPTIFVGIRQAGAGSILVLVAAEMVGAKSGLGYLIQYAQFSFQITNMYAGIISISVIGLIINYLLVTLEKRLTGWKQTYSE; from the coding sequence ATGGCTAGTGTGAATGCGGGGAAAGCCCTCGTTCTACGTGAAAAAGACAGCTCTGATACGATCGGATGGTCCTTAGCGAAGCTGAGAAAGCTGTTCAAAAATGCCATTGTCATCGTGGCCTTGCTTTTCGTATGGGAAGTGGCGCCTCGCTTAGGGCTCGTTGACCGGACGTTCTTCCCTCCGATCTCCGAAATAGCGGCTGCTTGGTGGCAGCTGCTGCTGTCGGGTGATCTTACCGAGCATACGATTGCCAGCTTATCGCGTTCATTGGGCGGATTTACGCTGGCCATCCTCATCAGTATCCCTCTTGGTCTGGCCATCGGGTGGTGGAAGCCGGTATCGGAGTATCTCAATCCCTTGCTCGAATTATTGCGAAATACGGCTGCACTTGCCATACTGCCGGTCTTCATTCTATTGCTCGGACTTGGTGAAACATCGAAGATTGCTATTGTATTCTACGCCTGCACGTTCCCCCTTCTGCTCAATACCATTAGCGGCGTCAAAAATGTCGATCCACTTTTGATCAAATCAGCTCGTTCGATGGGTTTATCGCCAGTTAGTTTATTTCGCAAAGTGATTATTCCCGCGGCAACTCCGACTATTTTCGTAGGCATTCGGCAGGCTGGAGCTGGCTCTATTCTCGTGCTCGTCGCCGCTGAGATGGTCGGTGCGAAGTCCGGTCTCGGTTACTTAATTCAATACGCACAGTTCAGCTTTCAAATTACGAATATGTACGCTGGCATTATCTCGATTTCCGTTATTGGTTTAATCATTAATTACCTGCTCGTTACGCTTGAGAAGAGATTAACAGGCTGGAAGCAAACCTATAGTGAGTAA
- a CDS encoding LLM class flavin-dependent oxidoreductase: protein MSKAKRQLHLNVFIMNTGHHEASWRHKNTEPENITDIRYFQRIAQIAEQAKFDSLFLADGLAVSQNIKHGAFVGLEPFTLLSALAAVTDHIGLIGTVSTTYNEPFHVARKFASLDHISKGRAGWNIVTSGSTFEASNFSKDDHLEHSKRYERAKEFLDVTTSLWDSWEDEALIIDRESGTFADRSKVREINHVGDTFKVRGPLNIPRSPQGYPVLVQAGSSESGKEFAAQYAEAIFTAQQTLVEAQQFYSDVKSRLVGYGRSPEQLKILPGICPIIGRTESEAKEKEQELNELTVPEYGLNQLSNMLNIDLFSYPLDGPLPELPSLSAINGNKSRFQLVADLAKRDNLTIRGLLHRLAGGRGHRTFAGTPIQIADQLEEWFLHGGSDGFNVMPPYLPAGLEEFAQLVIPELQRRGLFRTEYSGTTLRGHLGLSRPANQYATAAVGGA from the coding sequence ATGAGCAAAGCGAAAAGACAACTGCATTTAAATGTATTTATCATGAATACGGGACATCATGAAGCATCATGGCGACACAAGAACACAGAGCCGGAGAATATTACAGATATTCGCTATTTTCAACGGATTGCGCAAATTGCGGAACAGGCTAAATTCGACTCCCTCTTCTTGGCCGATGGGTTGGCGGTCAGTCAAAACATCAAGCATGGCGCGTTTGTTGGGCTTGAACCCTTCACTTTGCTATCTGCCTTAGCCGCGGTAACCGATCATATAGGACTTATCGGCACCGTCTCCACAACGTATAACGAACCCTTTCATGTTGCGCGCAAATTTGCCTCGTTGGATCACATAAGCAAAGGTCGAGCAGGCTGGAATATCGTCACATCCGGAAGCACCTTTGAGGCTAGCAATTTCAGCAAAGATGACCATTTGGAGCACAGTAAACGCTATGAACGGGCTAAAGAATTTCTAGACGTAACGACCAGTCTGTGGGACAGCTGGGAAGATGAAGCCCTGATCATTGATCGAGAATCGGGCACCTTCGCAGATCGAAGCAAAGTCCGGGAAATCAATCATGTCGGCGATACCTTCAAAGTGCGCGGACCGCTGAATATACCAAGGTCTCCGCAGGGATATCCTGTGCTTGTTCAAGCAGGCTCTTCCGAATCAGGCAAAGAATTTGCCGCTCAGTATGCGGAGGCCATTTTCACTGCACAGCAAACGCTCGTAGAAGCCCAACAATTTTATTCCGATGTAAAATCAAGACTTGTGGGGTATGGCCGTTCTCCTGAGCAGTTGAAAATCTTACCGGGCATCTGCCCTATTATCGGTCGCACCGAATCAGAAGCCAAAGAAAAAGAACAAGAATTAAACGAACTAACCGTTCCGGAATATGGGCTAAATCAGTTGTCCAATATGTTGAATATTGATTTATTCTCCTATCCGCTCGATGGACCTCTGCCGGAGCTGCCAAGCCTGTCCGCCATCAATGGGAATAAAAGCCGCTTCCAGCTGGTCGCTGATCTAGCGAAGCGCGACAATTTAACCATTCGAGGGCTGCTTCATCGACTAGCTGGCGGACGCGGTCATCGTACATTTGCTGGTACGCCTATCCAAATAGCTGACCAGCTGGAAGAGTGGTTCTTACACGGTGGGAGTGACGGCTTTAATGTGATGCCACCTTATTTACCAGCCGGATTGGAAGAATTCGCGCAGCTCGTCATACCCGAGCTTCAGCGAAGAGGATTGTTCCGAACCGAATATTCAGGTACTACCCTGCGGGGTCATTTGGGCTTGTCCCGACCTGCTAATCAGTATGCGACTGCTGCCGTTGGAGGCGCATAA
- a CDS encoding TauD/TfdA dioxygenase family protein, whose translation MSTNEQVKVTPGHIEVLPIAGRIGAEIKGVSLSADLDTQTVRTIREALLQHKVIFIRDQHQLDDAGQEAFARLLGDPVAHPTVPIKSGTDYVLELDSAHGGRADSWHTDVTFVDAYPQASVLRAVVVPASGGDTVWANTAAAYEHLPSELRTLVDQLWALHSNDYDYAAQRPEVSPEKERHHREVFASTVYETEHPIVRVHPETGERTLVLGHFVKKILGLSSADSAQLLSLLQGHITKLENTVRWRWSAGDVVIWDNRATQHYAINDYGDQHRIVRRVTVDGDVPVGIDGRQSVTRIKRPSESLAKTSA comes from the coding sequence ATGAGCACAAATGAACAAGTTAAGGTAACTCCCGGTCACATTGAGGTGCTTCCGATTGCAGGCAGAATTGGCGCAGAAATAAAAGGGGTGAGCCTTAGCGCTGATCTGGATACTCAAACGGTTAGGACGATCCGCGAAGCGTTATTGCAGCACAAAGTCATTTTCATTCGCGATCAGCATCAGCTGGATGACGCGGGGCAGGAGGCTTTTGCCCGCCTGCTTGGTGATCCTGTTGCTCATCCGACGGTACCAATTAAAAGCGGAACCGATTATGTGCTTGAGCTTGATTCCGCTCATGGCGGACGGGCCGATTCTTGGCATACCGATGTGACCTTCGTCGATGCTTACCCGCAAGCTTCTGTGCTTCGTGCCGTTGTAGTTCCCGCTTCCGGCGGAGACACGGTTTGGGCGAATACGGCTGCTGCTTACGAGCACCTCCCCTCTGAACTGCGTACTCTCGTTGATCAACTTTGGGCACTGCACAGCAACGACTACGATTATGCCGCGCAGCGTCCTGAAGTTTCTCCCGAGAAAGAGCGCCATCATCGGGAAGTGTTTGCCTCCACGGTATATGAAACCGAGCATCCGATCGTTCGTGTGCATCCCGAGACGGGTGAACGCACGCTTGTGCTTGGCCATTTCGTGAAGAAAATCCTGGGCCTTTCTTCCGCAGATTCTGCCCAACTCTTATCTCTACTTCAGGGGCATATTACCAAACTCGAAAATACAGTTCGTTGGCGCTGGTCTGCCGGTGATGTCGTGATCTGGGACAATCGTGCAACGCAGCACTATGCGATCAACGATTATGGTGACCAACATCGAATTGTGCGCCGAGTCACTGTTGACGGCGATGTTCCTGTGGGTATCGATGGCCGACAGAGTGTAACTCGCATTAAGCGGCCATCTGAGTCATTAGCCAAGACGAGTGCCTAG
- the sdaAA gene encoding L-serine ammonia-lyase, iron-sulfur-dependent, subunit alpha, whose protein sequence is MRFRTLKQLTEVCASEGLTIAEVMLADQSQESGKPPEYVFEKMRAYYQIMKEAVAKGLTEDTTSRSGLTGKDAQRVASYMTTTEASLGEEACKAMAYALAVSEVNASMGRIIATPTAGSCGIIPGVFISSQQRFGWDDDHMVNGLLSAGAIGYVIANNSFVSGAEGGCQAEVGSAIGMAAGALVELRGGTPEQAMHAVGLALKNTLGLICDPVGGLVEIPCIVRNGFGAVNAMAAADMALAGVRSVIPSDEVVQVMYEVGTAMPEKHRETAKGGLAQTPTGQQIMKELNLGKKQR, encoded by the coding sequence ATGAGATTCCGGACATTGAAACAATTAACGGAAGTATGTGCTTCCGAAGGATTAACGATTGCAGAAGTCATGCTGGCTGACCAGAGCCAAGAATCGGGTAAACCACCTGAGTATGTCTTTGAAAAAATGCGCGCTTATTACCAAATCATGAAAGAAGCTGTCGCCAAAGGATTGACGGAGGATACAACATCCCGAAGCGGGTTGACGGGGAAAGACGCGCAGCGTGTTGCGAGTTATATGACAACGACAGAAGCGTCCTTAGGCGAAGAAGCCTGCAAAGCGATGGCTTATGCACTCGCTGTGTCCGAAGTTAACGCATCCATGGGACGTATCATCGCCACGCCGACAGCGGGTTCCTGCGGGATTATCCCAGGTGTTTTCATTAGCAGTCAGCAGCGATTTGGATGGGATGACGACCATATGGTCAATGGCTTGTTGAGCGCTGGTGCCATTGGTTATGTCATTGCTAACAACTCCTTCGTCTCCGGTGCAGAAGGTGGATGCCAGGCTGAAGTTGGGTCCGCCATTGGTATGGCAGCAGGTGCGCTGGTGGAGCTTCGCGGCGGCACGCCTGAACAGGCAATGCACGCAGTAGGCCTTGCGCTGAAGAACACCTTGGGGCTCATATGCGACCCCGTTGGTGGCTTGGTTGAAATTCCTTGTATTGTCCGGAATGGTTTCGGGGCGGTTAATGCTATGGCAGCCGCCGATATGGCTTTGGCCGGTGTCAGATCCGTCATCCCTTCGGATGAAGTCGTTCAAGTGATGTACGAAGTAGGCACGGCTATGCCGGAGAAACACCGGGAGACAGCCAAGGGGGGCTTAGCTCAAACCCCGACAGGCCAACAAATCATGAAAGAGCTGAATCTAGGCAAGAAGCAGCGTTAG